From Carassius gibelio isolate Cgi1373 ecotype wild population from Czech Republic chromosome B23, carGib1.2-hapl.c, whole genome shotgun sequence, the proteins below share one genomic window:
- the LOC128011575 gene encoding putative nuclease HARBI1 has protein sequence MAMAALALLEDIANGRIRRERVFRDHNDFLAQDDDWLISRFRFPRAVLLELCAELGPNLERETMRSHAIPVPLQVLTTLGFLATGSFQRELADRSGISQSSLSRAMPVVWDGIIRMSARYIRFPYDAFDQPNIKMQFAAIAGFPNVIGAIDCTHIAIKAPSEEEFAYVNRKHFHSINVQIICDAQMRLTNIVARWPGSTHDSYILTNSMVGMRLQAGRVRDGWLLGDRGYPLKTWLLTPLTNPQTDRERRYNNAHSRTRSVVERAIGQLKCRWRCLDRTRGMLLYRPDKVCRIVLACGVLHNVAHRHGIPLGEVAAPPDDPDPGPIYVQPNQQAVHARQHVIATI, from the exons ATGGCAATGGCAGCGTTGGCCTTATTAGAGGACATTGCTAATGGCAGAATCAGAAGAGAACGAGTTTTTAGGGACCACAATGATTTTCTGGCCCAGGATGATGACTGGCTTATCAGCCGTTTCAGATTTCCAAGGGCTGTCCTCTTGGAGCTCTGTGCTGAGTTGGGTCCGAatctagagagagagacaatgaggAGCCACGCAATACCCGTTCCCTTGCAGGTGCTGACAACACTTGGTTTCCTGGCAACTGGTTCTTTCCAAAGGGAACTGGCAGACCGCTCAGGAATAAGCCAGTCGTCTTTGAGCCGGGCAATGCCAGTGGTATGGGACGGGATCATCCGCATGTCTGCCAGGTATATCAGGTTCCCATATGATGCATTTGACCagccaaacattaaaatgcaatttgcagCGATAGCCGGTTTTCCTAATGTTATCGGAGCGATCGACTGCACACACATTGCTATAAAGGCGCCATCTGAAGAAGAATTTGCATATGTGAATCGGAAACATTTCCATTCAATAAATGTGCAGATAATATGTGATGCACAAATGCGCCTAACAAATATTGTGGCAAGGTGGCCTGGGTCAACCCATGATTCATACATCCTTACAAACAGCATGGTTGGGATGAGGCTCCAAGCTggcagggtgcgtgatgggtggcTTCTTG GAGACCGCGGTTATCCACTAAAGACGTGGCTTTTAACCCCCCTCACCAACCCACAAACTGACCGAGAGCGCAGATACAATAATGCCCATTCTCGCACTCGTTCAGTTGTAGAGCGGGCGATTGGGCAGCTGAAATGTCGGTGGCGCTGCCTTGACAGGACTAGGGGGATGTTGTTATACCGCCCTGACAAGGTGTGCCGCATTGTGCTGGCCTGTGGTGTGCTGCACAATGTCGCGCATAGGCATGGCATACCACTTGGTGAGGTGGCAGCACCGCCAGATGACCCCGACCCAGGACCAATTTATGTGCAGCCCAACCAACAAGCCGTTCATGCCCGCCAACATGTGATTGCGACAATATAA